A stretch of the Macaca thibetana thibetana isolate TM-01 chromosome X, ASM2454274v1, whole genome shotgun sequence genome encodes the following:
- the LOC126946827 gene encoding uncharacterized protein C11orf24-like, protein MCHKGWHGPGVPHHVAFTPCKARPHPATQCQACSSPRRKMAQAGSMPLAAASGNFVPNKMWNGLVKRNASVETVDNKTSEDITMAATSPVTLTKGTSAAHLNSTEVTTEDTSRTDVSEPATSGGAADGAASNAPTTAASSTTAASSAPTTLAPTTPTSTGWTPSTTTTGHPSLSTALAQMPNSSTVPRTATPATLATHAQTVATTTNTSSPMSTRRSPSKHMPGDTTASPAAPMRPQAQGPISQVSVDQPVVNTTPEPTPTLTVVTTTKAQAQEPTASPVPVPHTSPIPEVEATSPTTQPSPTPYTQRAAGPGTPQAPEQVATEVTPGTDSTGPTPRSSGGPKMLATDSCQPSTQGQYLVVTTAPLTQAVVDKTILLVVLLLGVTLFITVLVLFALQAYESYKKKDYTQVDYLINGMYADSEM, encoded by the coding sequence ATGTGCCACAAAGGATGGCATGGCCCGGGAGTGCCCCACCACGTGGCTTTCACCCCCTGCAAAGCCAGACCTCACCCAGCGACACAGTGCCAAGCCTGCAGCTCTCCAAGGAGGAAGATGGCCCAGGCTGGGAGCATGCCCTTAGCAGCGGCCTCTGGCAACTTTGTCCCTAACAAAATGTGGAATGGATTAGTCAAGAGGAATGCATCTGTGGAAACAGTTGATAATAAAACGTCTGAGGATATAACCATGGCAGCAACTTCTCCTGTCACGTTGACCAAAGGGACTTCGGCAGCCCACCTCAACTCTACGGAAGTCACAACAGAGGACACAAGCAGGACAGACGTGAGTGAACCAGCAACTTCAGGAGGTGCAGCTGATGGTGCGGCCTCCAATGCTCCCACGACTGCAGCCTCCAGTACGACTGCAGCCTCCAGTGCTCCTACGACACTCGCACCCACCACGCCTACATCCACAGGGTGGACCCCATCCACTACCACCACTGGGCATCCATCTCTCAGCACAGCCCTCGCACAAATGCCAAATAGCAGCACGGTGCCAAGAACAGCAACCCCGGCCACGTTGGCCACACATGCTCAGACTGTGGCGACCACAACAAACACGAGCAGCCCCATGAGCACTCGGCGAAGTCCTTCCAAGCACATGCCTGGTGACACTACGGCAAGCCCTGCAGCCCCTATGCGTCCCCAAGCACAAGGTCCCATTAGCCAGGTGTCAGTGGACCAGCCTGTGGTTAACACAACCCCAgagcccacccccaccctcacagtGGTGACCACCACCAAGGCACAAGCCCAGGAGCCAACTGCCAGCCCAGTGCCAGTGCCTCACACCAGCCCAATCCCTGAGGTGGAGGCCACGTCCCCCACGACACAGCCAAGCCCCACGCCATACACCCAGAGGGCCGCTGGGCCAGGCACACCCCAGGCACCGGAGCAGGTAGCGACTGAGGTCACGCCAGGTACTGATTCCACTGGGCCAACACCCAGGAGCTCAGGGGGCCCTAAGATGCTAGCCACGGACTCGTGCCAGCCCAGCACCCAAGGCCAGTACCTGGTGGTCACCACCGCGCCCCTCACCCAGGCCGTGGTGGACAAAACTATCCTCCTGGTGGTGCTGTTACTCGGGGTGACCCTTTTCATCACAGTCTTGGTTTTGTTTGCCCTGCAGGCCTATGAGAGCTATAAGAAGAAGGACTACACCCAGGTGGACTACTTAATCAATGGGATGTATGCGGACTCAGAAATGTGA